A single genomic interval of Lathyrus oleraceus cultivar Zhongwan6 chromosome 7, CAAS_Psat_ZW6_1.0, whole genome shotgun sequence harbors:
- the LOC127100808 gene encoding probable carboxylesterase 2, producing MDPNSTDIVREFPRLFRLYKDGRVERFLGTETTPSGTDELTAVQSKDITINTDTGIGARLYLPPNATPSQKLPLLIYIHGGAFCICTPFNPGYHHHLNNVAAQANVVVFSVHYRLAPEHPVPICYDDTWEAIQWVSQSSEPWLKDHADLNIVFLAGDSAGANIAHNMAMRGSNEGFRGLKLRGMVLVHPYFGNDEKDELIEFLYPSYGGFDDPIIHATKDPKLSSLGCGKLLVLVAEKDFLIERGRSYSEAVKKSGWSGTVEMVETEGEGHVFHLFDPRKEKSLALVKQVASFMTQVEKDVRSSSLL from the coding sequence ATGGATCCAAATTCCACCGACATCGTCCGCGAGTTCCCTCGCCTCTTCCGTCTCTACAAAGACGGCCGCGTCGAACGCTTTCTCGGCACAGAAACCACTCCATCCGGCACCGACGAATTAACCGCTGTTCAATCTAAAGACATCACCATCAACACCGACACCGGCATCGGAGCTCGTCTCTATCTCCCACCAAACGCCACTCCTTCTCAAAAACTCCCTCTCCTTATCTACATCCACGGCGGCGCTTTCTGCATCTGTACTCCCTTCAACCCTGGCTACCATCATCACCTCAACAACGTCGCTGCACAAGCTAACGTCGTCGTTTTCTCCGTCCATTACAGACTTGCTCCAGAACACCCTGTTCCCATCTGTTATGATGATACATGGGAAGCCATTCAGTGGGTCTCACAATCTTCCGAGCCGTGGCTGAAAGACCACGCCGATCTTAATATTGTTTTCTTAGCCGGAGATAGCGCTGGGGCAAACATTGCACACAACATGGCGATGCGTGGCTCAAACGAAGGCTTTCGAGGTTTGAAGCTTCGAGGGATGGTTTTGGTTCATCCATACTTCGGAAACGATGAGAAAGATGAGCTTATAGAGTTTCTGTACCCGAGTTATGGAGGATTTGATGATCCTATAATACATGCGACTAAAGATCCGAAGCTTTCGAGTCTTGGATGTGGGAAACTGCTTGTGCTTGTGGCGGAGAAGGATTTTCTGATAGAAAGAGGACGGAGCTACTCCGAGGCAGTGAAGAAGAGTGGGTGGAGTGGTACTGTGGAGATGGTGGAGACAGAAGGTGAAGGACATGTGTTTCATTTGTTTGATCCAAGAAAGGAGAAATCTTTGGCTCTTGTTAAACAAGTTGCGTCTTTCATGACACAGGTTGAAAAAGACGTACGTTCTTCTTCATTGTTGTAG